Part of the Lolium rigidum isolate FL_2022 chromosome 6, APGP_CSIRO_Lrig_0.1, whole genome shotgun sequence genome, TCCATGTATAAAGCGATTATTCCAGCCTATTGAGCCGGTCGTTAGTAGTAAAGACGATCTGCAGGACAAATGAGACTTGAACTTCGTGCTATGTCTATTTGCACTTACTCTATTTCGTGTGAATTATTTTGTGATTTAATGTGCTGCTAATCCTGGGAAACAACCAAAccagcaaaaaaaagaaaaatatggtCAGTGCTACGCCGACGGGTTAACCCTCGGCATAGTGTCGACCTGGACCATATGGTCAgcggtacgccgacggccacacgCTCGGCGTAGCATGTGCCGGGATGCCCAGGATGCGCCACGTGGTCGACTACGCCGACGGGCAGGCGCTCGGCGTAGCGTGCGCCGGGGAGCGTCCAGGATGCGCCACGTGgtcggctacgccgacggccagacgCTCGGCGTAGCGTGCGCCACGGCTCGCCAGGGCCCGCCGCCTGGcggtgtacgccgacggccgcacCCTCGGCGTAGTGGTAACGTCCGTCAGGCCGACGTCGCCcgttagcgtgctacgccgaggggtaGTACGCCAACGGGTGGGCCTCACCCTCGGCCCTCGCTGTCTACGCCGACGGTctcctctacgccgagggccacctgGCTTCTGCCGAGGCGgaccttccccgaggagctatgccgagggtccccgtcggcgtaccgtacgccgagggcgaggcggtcgtacgccgagggccgccggccgtcggcgcAGCGTGCAATTCCTGTAGTGTACCGCTGAAAACAAACCGTATCTTCCTTGGGGGGTTAGTGTCAGTAAGAACACCCTTGCAAAACATAACTAGTAGAGAAGTAAAAAGTTTGTCTTTTTTATCAGGATGGAAAAATAATACATGTTTTCTTCTTCCTATGCCAGTTTGcaggatctatatggtcaatcatgcaAATAGGTTTTATCTTATATCTTCCACGTAGGGTTGCAAAAAAATTCCAGTTGGCTTACTTTGTTGGCTCATAGGTTTAAAACACTTATTATTGTGGTGGTGCGCTTGTCATTATTTAGTCGCTTTGGCTATGcataaatgacaaggtttttaatgattaATTTTCCTCTCTTATGCAAGTTATCTACGGGTACACCATTGATCCATTCATTGGTGTCTCTTCAGTGTATTGATAAGGagaacctctttatggaggtgtctatacTGTGtggtggcagcataatctcatTGAACCTATGCCGCCTTAGGAGTGGATACGTTTTCATGCTGATTTCATGTATCGagccttgtttttattttttattcgcATTTTGAATGTTAAGAGGTTGGTTGGGTCTTAACTATACATAGGTCGGATATAATGCTTAAATCTTTTAAATAGTAAAGGGCcatttgtcaaaaaaattgacaaTAGGTTATAAAATAAGCACAACCCAGCATATTTCAGCAATGCAATCTGAGCCTTGCTGCTATGAATAATTATGCAATCGTAATTTAACCAGCTGCCTAATCAGCTCATTAATTATTGCTAACTGTAGCTTGTAAGGCTCTGCATGCATCAGCTGATCAGCATAGGGTAGCACTCTCAGCTCCGTCAGCACTCACCAAGGTAAAAGCAAAAGTtgcaaaaaaggaaaacaacaacaaGATGATGTCCTCTGCCCCCTATCTCAAATCTTCACAAGCTAGAGAGAGAAAGACCTCTTTCTCTCTCATCTCTTGGTGCTGCAACCTGGCTCTCTCCTTTTTCTCTATCCTCTCTTTCTTTGGTAGCTCCCTCTCCCAAAGCAGTCAAGAGCTAGACCCTCCCTGTCTCTCTAGCTTCCATTCCATTCCTTTCCTTGGTAGTACCTCCTCCGATTCCATTTCCCCAGCTGAGGTGCCGCCAAGTCTCTCCCTCTCTACCACTATCTCTCCAAGCTCCAGCCAGCCGCCCTGCCGATATCTCCCACCAACTCTCTCTTTGTAGATCACACCATGATCTTCCCTCCCGCCTTCCTAGATTCATCGAGCTGCTGGAACACCAACCACAACCAGCTGCAGGTATGCATATTAATTTGTTCTTCTAGTCAATTATTCTCTCAAGATTTTGTCCACACATGAGAAAACGGGGTCGGGTATATAtgctagctagggtttgctgATTGGAGCAATCTATCCTGCTGATGGTTGCACCATGCATATATCTTGGAATATACTCCATAGACATCCTGGCTGACGCATGCTTCATTCTCGATCTGTTTGATTTGCAGCTGCAGCAACTAGCCAGTAACAATATTGCTGCTACTCCTTCAccgactgctgctgctgctgctggtggcgggggagGCGGCAACAACAACCATCCTTCACAAGACGGATCAATGGCCATGACcactggaggaggaggcggtgttGAAGGAGACGGTGATGGCGGGCCGAACAAGCCTATGTCGATGTCGGAGCGGGCGCGGCTGGCCCGGGTGCCGCAGCCGGAGCCCGGGCTCAACTGCCCACGGTGCGACTCCACCAACACCAAGTTCTGCTACTTCAACAACTACTCCCTCACCCAGCCCCGCCACTTCTGCCGCGCATGCCGCCGCTACTGGACACGCGGCGGCGCGCTCCGCAACGTCCCTGTCGGTGGCGGATACCGCCGCCACGCCAAGCGGAGCACCAAGCCCAAGACATCCGCTGGAGCTGCGGCAGCGGCAGGGACGTCGTCCGCCACGTCGACAACGCCCAGCAGTGCTACTAATTTCACCGGCAGCGCCACGGCGGCCGTGCCGCCCGGGATGCAGTACTCCATGTTCAGCAACAGCGCGCCGCCGCAGGGCCGGTTCGCCGACAGCTTCGACCCGGCGAGCCTCGGGCTCAGTTTCCCCGCGAGGCTGCTCTTCGGGGACGGCAATGGCGCCTACGCCACGGACGGCGGCGTGCACCACCAGCAAGGTCACGGGAACGCGATGGAGCAGTGGGCTTCAATGGCGCAGATGCAGGGCTTCCCGTTCCTGCACGCCATGGACCACCAGATGGCCGGGAATCCACCGCCAACAACAATGGCGGCAATGCAGGGCATGTTCCACCTAGGGCTCCAGAGCGGCGGTGGACGTAGCAATGGCGAGGACGGACGAGACCATCAGTTCCACCACCACGAGACGCCGCAGGCCAAGAGAGACCACCaccatcagcagcagcagcagcaggagcagcaggattACCCAAGCGGCAGGAGCATGTACGGAGACGTCGTCAATGGCAATGGCGGCGGCTACAATTTCTATTCAAGCGCTAGCAATGCAGCTGGTAATTAGCTAGTTAATTTACCGCGATCGTTCTTGTGTGCTTCAAGATCGAGCTAGACCGATGCATGGTGAAACGGGCTGGGGTATGTATAAAATCTTCTGGATATGTGTTACAAGAACTCGACGGCGATCGAGATCTCTAGAGGAGGGAGGGGGGATATTAATGCATACGAGATTTAAACTTTTTTCCTACAAGTACGTGTTTGATCACTACCTTTGTAGTACTAGTATTGTTTTTGTTGTTTAATTATTATTAGTAGTACTCCTACTTAGCAGCTAAGTGTAGTcctctgcatgcatgcatgaattCGTTCTGGTATCTTAATTAATAGGAGTATCAATGTTCTACTTCCATATAGCTATCTTGTCGATCATCAAACCTTCTCTTTTGTAAACTGCTTCTCTTAATGTGTACCTAGTGATCTGGTGTACTTATGTGAAGTTTTTCTTTAATTTATTGTTAtgggctagttttttttttttgccaaacacaGTAcagacgcagacgctcacatatacgcatatacactcacccctatgaacgcacgcacgtacaccctacccctatTTGCACCTCCGAGATACTACGTCCCAGAAACTTCAcccgacgggtcttgagattgacgaattcaccacaggcgcctcgctgtcaacgggaacgtcacctaccactgaagaatattccgtctttaatgagacatcaaagtgtcaaacctggggtttaaactctggtgggctgggggtgccactgggCTAGCTTATACACCCCGCATATGCATCTTGGATCTACTTCCATCTAAACTATGTACACCAATCTATATACGAACGATAAACTTGAAGAGCAAGCATATACAAGTAATCCTCCGCGCAAGTTAAATCTGATGCCATTTTGTTCTTGACTATATGCTAACTCTTTAGATAAGTTGATCTATTGTGaagatactagttgaatgcccgtgcgttgctacgatcACATAAATTATTTTGTCATCATATGTACATATTATCACGTCtttgtgttatgtcatctagaaTAGTGCACGGTTGTGCATCGCTACGAAATCCAAAAGACCAAGTTTTATATTACTCCATAATTAGGTGTCGTTAATGTTGTAGAATCTGTGTCACCACAAACACTGAAATCATCTTGTTTCTTCCTATAATGTTCTTCCTTATAAGATGACATGTTATTGTTTTGTTTATTTTCACCTCTTTAATAAATTTCCGAATCTATCTTAAGCTCATTTTATTATTGAATTTCAAAGAAACCTTACTTTGGTTTAGGTTGCCTTCACTAGCGAGGGACGACAGACTAAATTACCATGTCAAAGGCATCTTAGTTTTGTTTAGATTGGCTTAATGCATGACATTTTATTCAACATATTAATGCAATCTTTGATACCGTTGCGCCACCCATTTGGGTCATCTCCCTGACCCGTCTCACTCTGATCACAATAAATTGCAAAAAATATTTTCACCTTTTTTCCTACTCCTGCGTTGGCCATATTATATATCCTCTTACTCTACACCATGAAATTATGACATCATGTGTGTGTATCCTTTTTAAAAAATCTATACCAAGATTGGCATTGAAGATTGTCCTCTTACTCTTCACCAAGACTGTTCGGTGAAGATTAACCAGGAATGCAGATTGTTCTCTTACTCTACATCAAGATCGACATTGAAAATTGAGCAGAAATATAAGGAAAATTGTAGAATATTGGGTAGGGAATCAATCACGATGAACACCAATCGACACATATTGGAAAAATCTATGGCCTGAAAATAGTCCTCAATTTTAGCCTTGGTGATTTGAAAGTTATCATATTTCCAGTTAATTGCTATAATCTTTTACATAACAgttaacaagaaatatcaccgggttGTATTGCTCATGGAACACAGAGCAGGTGAGGCTTTCTACTCATTGGTGTAGGAAGCTTCAGACCATCCAAACCATAGTTGTCGTATAGAAGTTAGATTAGTGTAGGAATCTATCTTCCAGCTCTCAAATGAATATGAATTAAATTAGGACGAAAGTATAGGAAGGAGTAGCTCACGCAAGAAGGTGCAACCAGAAGCACTTCGCCTTTCGATTCCACTGATACCACATAGTAAATACACCTAAAATCAATATATTTTTGAACCTAAAATCAAAGAAAGTGATAAGTAATCGTGAAGCTGAAACACAAGCTCTGATATCCACGGTGGCACAACACAAATCATGAGGTCTCCCAATATACAGGCATTCGAATGCATGATTTACCTGATGGATACAAACAATGCTGATTTTCTCATTAACTGCTATAATCGCTTACTTATTTCTCTCTGTAAGCGTTTGATGCCTATACAGATCTTCGATTGTTTATGCACCCGATCGTCCAACTCAAGCAGCGTTGCGGCACGACTAAATCCACACACAACGTTGTTGCA contains:
- the LOC124666919 gene encoding dof zinc finger protein DOF5.1-like, which produces MIFPPAFLDSSSCWNTNHNQLQLQQLASNNIAATPSPTAAAAAGGGGGGNNNHPSQDGSMAMTTGGGGGVEGDGDGGPNKPMSMSERARLARVPQPEPGLNCPRCDSTNTKFCYFNNYSLTQPRHFCRACRRYWTRGGALRNVPVGGGYRRHAKRSTKPKTSAGAAAAAGTSSATSTTPSSATNFTGSATAAVPPGMQYSMFSNSAPPQGRFADSFDPASLGLSFPARLLFGDGNGAYATDGGVHHQQGHGNAMEQWASMAQMQGFPFLHAMDHQMAGNPPPTTMAAMQGMFHLGLQSGGGRSNGEDGRDHQFHHHETPQAKRDHHHQQQQQQEQQDYPSGRSMYGDVVNGNGGGYNFYSSASNAAGN